Genomic segment of bacterium 336/3:
AGACCGCCCTCCCTTTTAGATAGTTAAATTTCCTTAATCAAGCTTATAAAAACTCTTTTTAACATCAAAAAAGACATTTTATCAGTCAAAAAAACAGAAATTATCCGTCAAAACTTTGGCTTAGACCGCCCTCCCTTTTAGATAGTTAAATTTCCTTAATCAAGCTTATAAAAACTCTTTTAACGCTATAAAAACTACCTTTTATAAGTCTATGAGCATCCAAAAAAAACATATTATCAGCGAAAAAACAGAAATTATCCGTCAGACTTTTGATTTAGAAAAACTCCCTTTTAGGATGTAAGTTTATGATTATGAGATATTTATTATTTTAGTTTGACTTATAAAAACTCTTTTTACAGGTATATCTATGTCCTAAAAAAGACAGCGTATCAGTCAAAAAACAGAAAATATCCATTTAATATTAATAATTTATTAGTATTGAATAAATTATTAACTAATAATAAAATATTAAAAATTAATAAAACTAATACTTTGAATAATTAAAATAACTTATTAAATTTGAATAAAATTAATAAAGCTAATAAATTATTATGAAAGTAATTGCAGTAACCAATAATAAAGGTGGTGTAGGAAAGACAACCAGTTGTTTAAATATAGCAGGAGGGCTTGCTAAACTTGGTAAGAAAGTTCTTACGATAGATATGGATGCTCAAGCTAATCTTACTATTAGTTATGGTATCAGTGAAAAAACACAAAATCATATAGGCAGGGTTTTATTGAAAGAATTATCTTTTGATGAAGCAGTACATAAAGTGGGTAAAGTAGATGTTTTGCCATCTTCTCACAGTATGATAGCCTTAGAAAAGAAATTAGTAGAAGAAACTCTCAGTGAACTTTTCTTAAAAAGAGCATTAAACACTGTCAAAGATAAATATGATTATGTAATTATAGATTGTGGACCCAATTTAGGAAAACTTACAGCTAATGCTCTTTGTGCTGCCACAGATTTTATTGTACCTATTCATACAGAATTTTTTTCCTTCAAAGGAATACAAACCCTCTTTTCTTTTGCCCAAAATGTAAAAGATATGATTAACCCAGATATTAAGTTAATGGGAATATTGCTGACTAAATATAACGAAAATACACGAACAGCAGTACACAAACAAGTTGCTTCCAATATTAAAAATAGTGGTAACAAAGTATTTGAATCTTATATAAGACAAAATATAGCACTCTCTGAATCGCCTATGGCTGCAAAAGACATTTTTGATTATGCACCAGATTCTAATGGTGCAGATGATTATTTGGAATTATGTAAAGAAATTATCAACTCATAAAATACAAATGTTTATGAAAAACAAAAAAGAAATCCCTGATTTATATACTTTACCAACATTTGGAGAAGGTACATTCAAAACAGAAACTAAAAGTTTTGAAAATAAAGGTGATACTTCCAAAAATAAGAAAAAGAATAGTACATACTATTTAAGCATGGATATTATAGAACAAATAGATAGAATGGCTTATTGGGATAGAATGAATAAAGGCGAAGCCATTGAAAAAATACTTAAAGAATACTTTGAAAAAAAATCTTACGAACCTATTCCATAAACTATGAAAAATGACTCTTCTCAAGTTCCATCAGTTCGTCTTGATAAAAATATTGCTCATAATGCTTATGATTTCAAGATATATGAAAAAGACGAGAATTTACTTAAAAGTATAGTTCTTTATATTTGTTACAGTTATCAAAACCATATTCTGGAGTATGGAACGATAGACCCCTATGATTTTTGTAAGGTTATGAATTACAAAAGTAGGGCTTATTTATTCAGAAATCACTCCAATCCAGCACAACTTCAAGGAATGTCAGAAGAGCAGGTAGAACAGCTTAAAAACTCTGGAGAATATATCTGGGATAGTGAGTTGGAGAACGTTTTATATAGGCTAAGTACAGAGCCTTTAAAACTATCCTATTCTGGTAAAACCTTTGAAGGCAAAATAGTACATGGTATAGATTCTATACTTATTTTAGAAAGTATTCAAGTTGTTTTAGATGCAAAAAATAAAAAGAGATATTATAAGTTTAAAGCGTCTAATAAATTTTTAAATAATCTATCTCGTTATTTCACCAATATCAATTTGGAAGCCTTCAATAATTTACGAAAGTCGGGCTTACAAAACTTATATTTATTTTTAACCAATTTGAAAGATAATATTCTTTATAAGAATGAAGACAGAGCAACTGTAAACTTCGATTTGTTGTGCAATTTGGCTGAAATTAAGAACCAAGAAAACAAGCAGAAAAAGAAGTATTTGATAAAAGCTTTGGAAAAAGTAAACCAAGAAACTAAAATTAATATTGAATTATCTTGGAATCAAAATGGGAGATATTTTTATCAGCCAGTTTTCAAATTTCAAATGAATGAACAAAAAACTAAACTACAAAGAGCAGTTGAAATGACAGAAGCATTTGATACAGCTCTCTTAAAAGTATTGGTGAAACTCTATAATGAACTTCATCCAGATTTACTACAATTTACTACTTTTAAAGACTGGTTTAATGACAGTAAAAAGAACAGATATGAAAAGGCGTGGGCGTATGTGAAAGTTCAATATGAAATTTTTGGTAGAACAGTAGAAGCGGATTCATTGGAGGTACAGAAATTTTTGGATACTCGCCAATATGAAATTCCTGATATAGAAAAATAAGGTGTTACTAACTCACCACCCTAAATTTAAAAACATCATAAATAATTAAAAAACAAATACTTACATCTAACAATAAGGTGTTACTAACTTACCACCCTAATTTATAAAATATCATAAATAATTAATTATTAACTACTTATATTAAAAAATCAAGGTGTTACTAACTCACCACCCTAATTATATAAATTGCTTTAAATAGCTTAAAACAGTTTTTTAGCTGATATTTTTCACAGATTGAAAGAAAGAGCCTTAAATTAGAAACTTAAAAAATCAAGGTGTTACTAACTCACCACCATGATTTTAGAAATAACATAAATACTTGAAAACTAAAAATTTATATTTAAAACAAAGGTGTTACTAACTCACCACCTTACCTGTTACTAACTTACCACCATGTTACTAACTCACCACCTTAAATTTTAAAAAAATATCATAAATTGTTGATTATAAAATTTTTATATCAAAAATAAAGGTGTTACTAACTCACCACCCTACCTGTTACTAACTCACCACCTGTTACTAACTCACCACCCTAAATTTTGACACTTTTTAAGAAAACCACATAGAGTCGCTGTAAACAATGTTTTTTAATTATTTTAGGTGTTACTAACTCACCACCCTAAATTTTCATCAAAGAAATAAAAATAGTCTTTTAAAGCGAATAAACATAGATTTTTGAATATGCACCTGTTACTAACTCACCACCCTTATATAAAATAAAAATTAAATATTATATAATAGGGTGGTAAGTTAGTAACACCTCAGAATAAGGATTTTTATTATCAGGTTTTTAGAGGCATAACAAAAAGCATTTCTCATAAAGGAGATGTTTAAAATTTTATTCTTGCCACACTTTGAAATTCAAAGTGTGGCAAGAATAAAAAATTCCAAAGAAATAATCCTTTAGAATCAAATATTGTGAGATATGCTTCCAGACCCTTTTATTCCTGACAAGTTGCTCCTCAGCAGAGCTTGTTTCCGCTTCAAAGGGTAAAACAAATATATATGATATTCTTGTATTTTCAAATATAAATCGAGGATTTTTTATAAAACTTAGTATAAATTTTTCTTGAAATTCAAAGAAAAATACTTCATGTATGGTATATAAATTCTTGATTATGTGTTAATTGATATTAAAAAATCAACTTAGTACCATTAAACATTTTGGGGTAAAGTTACATAGAATTGATATAAAAAGATGATTATTAGATAGTTAAATATAACAAAAAAACATTTAATCATTTTATAAATTAAGGTTTAATAAAACTAAACCTTAATTTATTTTTACCTGCCCATTCATGAGCATAGGCAATAGCCAATCTCTCAATTCTGTGAGTTTTTGATTTTCTAATAAAATAGTTTGTTTTTTTTCTTGTATGGAATCTATAAAATCATAAAACTTATTTACAATTTTTTCTTCTGGTAGAGCCATATAATAAGAATCAGCAAGTGAATCTAACAGTAAATTTTTAATACCACTTGTTTTACCTTCATAACCAAAAAAAACGCCATTATCATAAAGTTTATTCCAATAGTAAACAAAGTTATAAAGTAATTTTTTGTTCTTTAAAGATATTGGTTTGCAAAAGTTTGAGCAAATTAAAGGATATTGAAATCTTCTCATAGTTGCATTTGTAATAAACCCAAGTCGCCCTGTGGATTGGGTAGGGCTACCTCCTGAAATTTCAATAATTAAATCATGAGATTGTAATATTTTAAATGAATTTTTCTCTAAAATATATCTTGTTGGAGGATTTAATTCATTTAGCCCATTTAATCCATTAATATCTGCTCCTCTAAAACAAACTACTTTTTTTGTAAAATTTCCTTCTATTTTATCTTTCCCCCAATCACCACTTTTATCTATGGTAATTAAATCTCCTAATTTTTCAACTTCCCACCTTTCAGGAATTTCTCTTTTTAGTTCTTCACTCCATACCATTTTGCCACCACTACTTTTATAGGGCTTTCCATTCTCATCAGGGAAATCGAATTGAACAAACCAATAATCATACAGCGTTTTTGCCATTGCCTCCAACTCTTTATTGATTTCGTTATTTAATTCGATTTTAGCATCTAAAGTAGAAAGAACAGATGCTATTTTTTGTTGTGTAGATATATGAATTTGAGGAATGTGAAATCTTAAAATTTGATTTTTATCACCACGAGGCATTTTCGTTCCTTTAGCCCCTTTCATCATATGACTAAAGAAATCATCTCTAAATAAAGAGTAGTATAGAAATTTTGAATCAATGTCTGGCTTTGATTTTAAAACTAAAACATCTGGAGAACAACCACCACTATTTTTTGCATACCATATTTTTTTTAAATAAGGACGTATGTTGCCAATTAGTATATCTCCTTGAGAAAATGCAATTAAATTTCCTTTGGGAAGAACAGTAGTATTTGAAATACCACCTTTGTTTTGCAACATACTATCAGTAGTTACAAAAGATTCTCTTGAAACTTTTGTTCCATTGATTCGAGTTTCAGAGTAAAAAGCTACTTCTGATAATACCAACTGACTATTCATAAATCAGTCCTCCTAACTGCTTTTTTATTTCTTCTTCAAGTGTTTTAGATTCAGCAAAAAGAGTATCCAAGTTTTGTTTAAAATCATTCATTTTTTCTTCAAATTCTTGATGAGTAATGTCCATATACTCAATTTTTACATCAAAATATTGCCCTGCACTAAAGCTGTAATTTTTCTCTTTAATCTGCTCATAAGAAAGCACCACACTAAAATCGTCTATGGCTTGGTGTTTGTTAAAAGTCTCAATAATTTTTTTTTCTTCTTCTTCTGTAAGTACTGTTTTTTGGTTTTTACCATCTTTTATAGTAGTACCCAATTTAGAGGCATCCATCAGTACAATATCGCCTTTGGTGTTGGCTTTATCTAAAAATAAAATAGATACGTTTGTGCCTGTGGTAGCAAAAATATTGCTGGGCATACTAATTACACCTCTCAACATTTTGTGTTCTACCAACCTCTCACGTATTTTCTTTTCAATACCACTTTGAGCTGTAATAAAACCCGTAGGTACAACAATGGCAGCTCTTCCTTTTTCGGAGAGCGAAAACATAATATGTTGGATAAAAAGCGTATAAATTGCCATTTTATCTTTGTCTTTTTGGGGTACATTGGGGAAACCTGCAAAAAAACGTTCATTGTTTTCTTTTGTATCTAAATCAGCTACATAATCGCTAAAATCCAGTTTAAAAGGTGGATTAGAAACTATATAGTCAAATTTCATAAGAATATTACTATTTGGCTCTTTGTGGTGAGGTGCAAGTAAAGTATTGCCTTGTATAATATTTTGGATAGAGTGAACAAGATTATTAAGAATCAGGTTAAGGCGTAACATTCCCGAAGATTTTTGAGAAATATCCTGAGAGTAAATGGTACATTTATCATCACCAATGGCATGAGCTAAATTCATTAAAAGTGTTCCAGAACCTGCTGAGGGGTCGTAACAAGTAGCATTATTTACAGGCTCATCTACCAAAACAGCAGCCATAATTTTAGCTACTGCATGAGGTGTGTAATATTCTGCATATTTTCCGCCACCATCTTTGTTATAATCTTTGATGAGGTATTCAAAAATAGTAGAAAAGAAGTCAAATTTCTGATTGAATATACTTTCAAAACTAAAATTTACAAGAGCATTGATAATAGCTCGGCAGAAATTATCTCTTTTAGAGCTATCAGTAATAAAGTTGCTTAACTCATCAAACAATATGATTTTTGAACCTGAATCTGTTTTTACAGAAAAAATATCATTGTTAAAAATAGCAATATCTCTGAGCGTATCATCAAAGAATTTTGCAAATTCATTCATGTTTTGCCTTTCAAACAGATAGGGTATATAGTGCTCTTTTTTTAGTTTGGCACTATTGGGGTTCATTTTTAATAAGAGGAGTTCATATTCTTCTTCTGAATAGGTATGAATGGTTTTTTCCCAACTTTCGGCTGTTTCCAATTTTTGGTCTTCTTTTTTGGTTTCATATACAAACTTATCATTCATAAATTTGTATAAAAAAGACTGGGTGATTATTTTAAACTCATTTCCATCATTTCCTAACCCAGAAGAAGTACAAATGCTTTTTAAATTGTCAATTAATTCTTTTGTTTTTGCTGTAAAATCTAATGTTACCATGATTGCTTTCCGTAATATTCGTTTATATATTCTTTTGCCAGATGACTATTGATAAATTTTGCAGATTGTGTATCAAGTTTAATTTTATGATTGCTAAAGTTTTCAATGACCATATTTATTAAAAGTTGGCTAAAATAGCTTTCATTTTCCAACATTCGCATATTCATTAAGACTTTTTTATCAGAGTCAGCCTTTATCTTTATGAGTGCGTCATGTATTTGGCTTTCTCTCTTTGAAATAGTACCTTTTTCTAAAATGCGTTTATGTAATCGAGCATATTTAGCATCATGATTATATTTTGCTTTCAATAAGTTATTTCTACGATTTAGGTCTGTTATTTGAGTATAAATTTTTTGTAGGAGAACTATATTGTCTTTCATTTCTTCTTGGTTAATTTCATCTAAATTTTTCTTGGTAAACAAACGTTTTAATTCTTCATAAAGACTAATAAATTCTGGGTCGTTTTGGTCAAAATTATAACTTAAAGCTTCACGAGCTTGTCTAAGACTATCTTTGAGTTGGTCTGCAATAATGAGTTCCTCTTCTGACATTTTACGGAACATAAATATTACATTCTCTAAAGCAGCGTTTAGTAAATTGGTAATCTCTGCATTTTTTTCTAAAGAATCTTTGAGATTGAGTAGCTCTAAATGTCTTGTAGTTTCACCATATAAAATATGTAGTTTCTGAAAATCTATTTTATCAAGAATTTCATAATATCCATGAGAGCGAATTATATTATATAGGTTTTTAGCATTTTCAAGGGCTTTTTTGATGTCTAATATAATTTTTCGGTCTTCTATTTCTCCAATTTGCTGTGAAAAAATCTCGGCATTTTGTGTATCATAATGCCAAAGAGCCTCTTTTATATCTTCAATCTCATTTTCTATTTCTTCTACAGATTTGAATAAGCTTGAATAATGCTGCATTTCATCACCCAATTCCAATTGAAGCTCATCAAAATAAGCCTTGTTTGTTTTATCAAACTCTTTGCTTATATCAGCAAAATCAACTACATAACCATACCTAAGTTTTTTATAAGGTCTGTTTACTCTTGTAAGAGTTTGTAGTAAGTTATGGTCTTTTACTAAACGCCCTATGTATAGCTTTTTTAATCGTTTGGCATCAAAACCAGTTAAAAGCATATTAAAAACAAACAAGAAATCTATTTTACCATCTTTAAAGTCTTCTACTTCCAGTTTTAGTTCATCTTTATTACCTGCATTATGTAATATAAGAGAGGCTGTAAGATTTTTTTCTTGTTTTTGGGTATAGTTGGTATATTCTTGAGTGATAGGACGTGCTATCAGATAAGGTTCTTGAGGTTCTAATACTTTTTGTGATGGATTATACTTTTGAACAAAAATCTGAAATAGTTTTTTAGCTTGTTCTGAACTATCACAAACTACCATAGCCCCAATAGTATGCTCATCTAAACGAATACGGCTTTTAATAAAATCATCAACAATATACTCTAACATAGGTTCAACAAAACGAGGATGTGCATAAACATTGTGTCTATCTATATCACCTTTAAGCACCTCTATTTGCTCAAGAATATCTTTTAATATAATTTGATAGTTGGTTTGTATATCTTCTCTCAGAAGTCTTAATGTATATCCATCTGCAACAGAAGCATTGTAATAATATTTGTGTATATAATCTCCAAAAATAGCTTTTGAACTTTTATCTTGTTGTATGAGTGGTGTTCCTGTTAAACCAAATAAAATGGCATTTTTATCTGAATTTTGTAAATTAGCTAAAAAACTACCTTTTGGATTATAACTACGATGAACCTCATCTAAAAAATAGATTCTTTGAATGTTAATATCATAATCTTGGCTTTTAAGTGAATCAGTATCATCTTGAAACTTTTGAATATTGACAACGGTAATCTCTTTTTGACCTGAAAAATTATGAATAGCTTGTTTTTGCTTAAAGTCATTCAAAAGTTCTTCTTTAGAATGTACAGTATGGACAACTAATCCACGACTTTTAAATTCTTTTGATGCTTGATTCATCAAATCTATTCTATCTACGATAAAATAGAACTTTGGAACAATACCTTTTTTCTGAAAATAATCTGTTAAGAAATGTACATTATAAAAGGATAAGGCTGTTTTTCCACTTCCTTGAGTATGCCAAATAATACCTTTCTTTATTTCTTTGTCTAATGTTTTTTCTATTGCTTTTGTTGCAAAAATTTGAGGATAACGCATGATATGCTTTTCTAAACCATGACTTTCTCGCACATAGGCAATTCCATATTTTAATAAAAATTTCAATCTTTCTCTACTAAATAAAGACGTAATAATACTATTGGTAGGTGTATTAGGGGATTTGTTGGTGATAAACTCAGGACTACTTTTAATAGCAACTAAATTATTATCCTTCAAAATAAAATTTTCAAGTTCGTTATTTTCAAGTTTAAGAAGTTTTGACAAATCAAGAGTTTCTTCTTCT
This window contains:
- a CDS encoding restriction endonuclease subunit R, whose amino-acid sequence is MAFNENTRVKIPAILHLCRLNYEYLSLSNTQWDIETNIFTDIFNEAIKNINPDIEDAEVKRIYTNVSLALDNEDLGEAFFNMLNPTSGVKLIDYDNMDNNSFHVVTELTYKNGNDEFRPDITLLINGMPLVFIEVKKPNNHDGILAERERIDARFKNKKFRKFINISQILVFSNNMEYDTDSIEPIQGAFYSSTSYSNANFNCFREEETLDLSKLLKLENNELENFILKDNNLVAIKSSPEFITNKSPNTPTNSIITSLFSRERLKFLLKYGIAYVRESHGLEKHIMRYPQIFATKAIEKTLDKEIKKGIIWHTQGSGKTALSFYNVHFLTDYFQKKGIVPKFYFIVDRIDLMNQASKEFKSRGLVVHTVHSKEELLNDFKQKQAIHNFSGQKEITVVNIQKFQDDTDSLKSQDYDINIQRIYFLDEVHRSYNPKGSFLANLQNSDKNAILFGLTGTPLIQQDKSSKAIFGDYIHKYYYNASVADGYTLRLLREDIQTNYQIILKDILEQIEVLKGDIDRHNVYAHPRFVEPMLEYIVDDFIKSRIRLDEHTIGAMVVCDSSEQAKKLFQIFVQKYNPSQKVLEPQEPYLIARPITQEYTNYTQKQEKNLTASLILHNAGNKDELKLEVEDFKDGKIDFLFVFNMLLTGFDAKRLKKLYIGRLVKDHNLLQTLTRVNRPYKKLRYGYVVDFADISKEFDKTNKAYFDELQLELGDEMQHYSSLFKSVEEIENEIEDIKEALWHYDTQNAEIFSQQIGEIEDRKIILDIKKALENAKNLYNIIRSHGYYEILDKIDFQKLHILYGETTRHLELLNLKDSLEKNAEITNLLNAALENVIFMFRKMSEEELIIADQLKDSLRQAREALSYNFDQNDPEFISLYEELKRLFTKKNLDEINQEEMKDNIVLLQKIYTQITDLNRRNNLLKAKYNHDAKYARLHKRILEKGTISKRESQIHDALIKIKADSDKKVLMNMRMLENESYFSQLLINMVIENFSNHKIKLDTQSAKFINSHLAKEYINEYYGKQSW
- a CDS encoding N-6 DNA methylase, which gives rise to MVTLDFTAKTKELIDNLKSICTSSGLGNDGNEFKIITQSFLYKFMNDKFVYETKKEDQKLETAESWEKTIHTYSEEEYELLLLKMNPNSAKLKKEHYIPYLFERQNMNEFAKFFDDTLRDIAIFNNDIFSVKTDSGSKIILFDELSNFITDSSKRDNFCRAIINALVNFSFESIFNQKFDFFSTIFEYLIKDYNKDGGGKYAEYYTPHAVAKIMAAVLVDEPVNNATCYDPSAGSGTLLMNLAHAIGDDKCTIYSQDISQKSSGMLRLNLILNNLVHSIQNIIQGNTLLAPHHKEPNSNILMKFDYIVSNPPFKLDFSDYVADLDTKENNERFFAGFPNVPQKDKDKMAIYTLFIQHIMFSLSEKGRAAIVVPTGFITAQSGIEKKIRERLVEHKMLRGVISMPSNIFATTGTNVSILFLDKANTKGDIVLMDASKLGTTIKDGKNQKTVLTEEEEKKIIETFNKHQAIDDFSVVLSYEQIKEKNYSFSAGQYFDVKIEYMDITHQEFEEKMNDFKQNLDTLFAESKTLEEEIKKQLGGLIYE